The following are from one region of the Littorina saxatilis isolate snail1 linkage group LG4, US_GU_Lsax_2.0, whole genome shotgun sequence genome:
- the LOC138963872 gene encoding uncharacterized protein — MAATSRLLALLSFVTGALGWKCAKYRHYFSQQPDYIDCFWDCCGNSFNRHCCAPIGIIVGCSICGAVVLVAVIVFLCCFWQRRRNYYGTTFHNRRPASAHPVAPSTVTNPAPYVSFGQKPPPDQFFN, encoded by the exons ATGGCGGCGACAAGTAGACTGCTAGCGCTGTTGTCATTTGTGACAG GTGCCTTGGGATGGAAGTGCGCCAAGTACCGACACTACTTCAGTCAGCAACCAGACTACATCGACTGCTTCTGGGATTGCTGTGGGAATTCTTTTAACAGACATTGCTGTGCTCC TATCGGCATCATCGTTGGGTGCTCTATCTGCGGGGCGGTGGTGCTGGTGGCGGTGATAGTCTTCCTCTGCTGCTTCTGGCAAAGGCGGCGCAATTACTACGGCACAACGTTCCACAACCGCAGACCAGCCTCCGCCCACCCTGTGGCGCCCAGCACAGTCACAAACCCAG CACCGTACGTGTCCTTTGGCCAGAAGCCGCCCCCGGACCAATTCTTCAACTAA